The following proteins are co-located in the Larus michahellis chromosome 9, bLarMic1.1, whole genome shotgun sequence genome:
- the LACTB gene encoding serine beta-lactamase-like protein LACTB, mitochondrial isoform X2, with protein MSAERNEGVIAAQDEAGIPGILVGVSVDGKEVWSEGLGYADVENRVVCKPETIMRIASISKCLTMMAVAKLWEEGKLDLDAPVQKYVPEFPEKVYEGEKVAITTRLLVSHLSGIRHYEKDIAKVKEEKEKANRAFKLTKPYQDKEQKEEGGKGIEKTDSVKPRKEHEGEVKSRNSKPGKRDKEFEQEEYYLKEKFGSVIESLKIFKNDPLFFKPGSQFLYSTYGFTLLSAVVERASGQKFTDYMLKMFRDLDMLSTVLDDNEAMIYNRARCYVYNKKGRLVNAPYVDNSYKWAGGGFLSSVGDLLKFGNALLYSYQAGQFKNTNDKLLPGYLKPDTVAMMWTPVPKTEVSWDRDGKYAMAWAVVEKKQQCGCCRQQRHYASHTGGAVGASSVLLILPEELDSEAVDTGLVAPPRGVIVSIICNMQSVSLNGTALKIAREFDKEKWAQYMD; from the exons ATGTCTGCAGAGCGAAATGAAGGTGTAATTGCAGCACAG gatgaAGCAGGAATCCCAGGTATACTAGTTGGAGTTTCTGTAGATGGAAAGGAAGTCTGGTCGGAAG gttTGGGTTATGCTGATGTAGAGAATCGTGTAGTATGTAAGCCAGAGACAATCATGCGAATTGCTAGTATTAGCAAGTGTCTTACGATGATGGCTGTTGCTAAGTTGTGGGAAGAGGGGAAACTGGATTTAGATGCTCCAGTGCAGAAATACGTCCCTGAATTTCCAGAAAAAGTCTACGAGGGTGAAAAG GTCGCTATTACTACAAGGCTGTTAGTTTCCCACTTGAGTGGGATTCGTCACTATGAAAAAGATATTGcaaaagtaaaggaagaaaaggaaaaggcaaacaGAGCATTTAAACTAACAAAGCCCTATCAggataaagaacaaaaagaagaagGCGGCAAAGGGATTGAAAAGACTGATTCTGTCAAACCGAGGAAAGAACACGAAGGTGAGGTAAAAAGCCGAAATTCAAAACCTGGCAAGAGAGACAAGGAATTTGAGCAAGAAGAGTattatttgaaggaaaaatttgGAAGTGTGATTGAATcactgaagatatttaaaaatgatCCCTTATTCTTTAAACCAG GTAGTCAGTTCTTGTATTCAACATACGGCTTTACTCTCTTAAGCGCTGTTGTGGAGAGAGCTTCAGGACAAAAATTTACAGATTATATGCTAAAAATGTTTCGCGATTTGGATATGCTGTCAACTGTACTGGATGACAATGAAGCAATGATATATAACAGAGCAAG GTGCTATGTTTACAACAAAAAGGGACGGCTGGTAAACGCACCGTATGTGGACAATTCTTACAAGTGGGCTGGTGGTGGCTTCCTGTCATCAGTGGGTGACCTTCTGAAATTTGGAAATGCCTTGTTATACAGTTACCAAGCCGGACAATTTAAAAACACTAATGACAAACTTCTTCCTGGGTACCTCAAACCAGACACAGTCGCAATGATGTGGACCCCAGTGCCAAAAACAGAAGTATCGTGGGACAGGGATGGTAAATACGCAATGGCTTGGGCTGTAGTAGAGAAAAAACAACAATGTGGCTGTTGCAGACAGCAGAGACACTACGCATCTCATACGGGTGGTGCAGTGGGCGCAAGTAGTGTCCTCCTCATTCTTCCTGAAGAGCTGGACTCTGAAGCTGTAGATACTGGGCTAGTGGCACCACCTAGAGGAGTAATTGTTAGTATTATCTGTAATATGCAATCAGTTTCACTCAACGGCACTGCCTTAAAGATTGCGAGGGAATTTGACAAAGAAAAATGGGCACAAtacatggattaa
- the LACTB gene encoding serine beta-lactamase-like protein LACTB, mitochondrial isoform X1, translating to MRGLARALWRAAAARRRGGGAGARSWGWGLALGLAMGVKVPTPAGCEADGGQEAEVKPLPPPRGFGAAIERSRDLVRRIKDEAGIPGILVGVSVDGKEVWSEGLGYADVENRVVCKPETIMRIASISKCLTMMAVAKLWEEGKLDLDAPVQKYVPEFPEKVYEGEKVAITTRLLVSHLSGIRHYEKDIAKVKEEKEKANRAFKLTKPYQDKEQKEEGGKGIEKTDSVKPRKEHEGEVKSRNSKPGKRDKEFEQEEYYLKEKFGSVIESLKIFKNDPLFFKPGSQFLYSTYGFTLLSAVVERASGQKFTDYMLKMFRDLDMLSTVLDDNEAMIYNRARCYVYNKKGRLVNAPYVDNSYKWAGGGFLSSVGDLLKFGNALLYSYQAGQFKNTNDKLLPGYLKPDTVAMMWTPVPKTEVSWDRDGKYAMAWAVVEKKQQCGCCRQQRHYASHTGGAVGASSVLLILPEELDSEAVDTGLVAPPRGVIVSIICNMQSVSLNGTALKIAREFDKEKWAQYMD from the exons atGCGGGGCCTGGCGCGGGCCCTGtggagggcggcggcggcccggcgaaggggcggcggtgccggggcgcggtcctggggctgggggctggcgcTGGGGCTGGCCATGGGGGTGAAGGTGCCGACGCCGGCGGGCTGCGAGGCCGACGGCGGGCAGGAGGCGGAGGTGAAGCCGCTGCCGCCCCCTCGGGGCTTCGGCGCGGCCATCGAGAGGAGCCGGGACCTGGTGCGCAGGATTAAG gatgaAGCAGGAATCCCAGGTATACTAGTTGGAGTTTCTGTAGATGGAAAGGAAGTCTGGTCGGAAG gttTGGGTTATGCTGATGTAGAGAATCGTGTAGTATGTAAGCCAGAGACAATCATGCGAATTGCTAGTATTAGCAAGTGTCTTACGATGATGGCTGTTGCTAAGTTGTGGGAAGAGGGGAAACTGGATTTAGATGCTCCAGTGCAGAAATACGTCCCTGAATTTCCAGAAAAAGTCTACGAGGGTGAAAAG GTCGCTATTACTACAAGGCTGTTAGTTTCCCACTTGAGTGGGATTCGTCACTATGAAAAAGATATTGcaaaagtaaaggaagaaaaggaaaaggcaaacaGAGCATTTAAACTAACAAAGCCCTATCAggataaagaacaaaaagaagaagGCGGCAAAGGGATTGAAAAGACTGATTCTGTCAAACCGAGGAAAGAACACGAAGGTGAGGTAAAAAGCCGAAATTCAAAACCTGGCAAGAGAGACAAGGAATTTGAGCAAGAAGAGTattatttgaaggaaaaatttgGAAGTGTGATTGAATcactgaagatatttaaaaatgatCCCTTATTCTTTAAACCAG GTAGTCAGTTCTTGTATTCAACATACGGCTTTACTCTCTTAAGCGCTGTTGTGGAGAGAGCTTCAGGACAAAAATTTACAGATTATATGCTAAAAATGTTTCGCGATTTGGATATGCTGTCAACTGTACTGGATGACAATGAAGCAATGATATATAACAGAGCAAG GTGCTATGTTTACAACAAAAAGGGACGGCTGGTAAACGCACCGTATGTGGACAATTCTTACAAGTGGGCTGGTGGTGGCTTCCTGTCATCAGTGGGTGACCTTCTGAAATTTGGAAATGCCTTGTTATACAGTTACCAAGCCGGACAATTTAAAAACACTAATGACAAACTTCTTCCTGGGTACCTCAAACCAGACACAGTCGCAATGATGTGGACCCCAGTGCCAAAAACAGAAGTATCGTGGGACAGGGATGGTAAATACGCAATGGCTTGGGCTGTAGTAGAGAAAAAACAACAATGTGGCTGTTGCAGACAGCAGAGACACTACGCATCTCATACGGGTGGTGCAGTGGGCGCAAGTAGTGTCCTCCTCATTCTTCCTGAAGAGCTGGACTCTGAAGCTGTAGATACTGGGCTAGTGGCACCACCTAGAGGAGTAATTGTTAGTATTATCTGTAATATGCAATCAGTTTCACTCAACGGCACTGCCTTAAAGATTGCGAGGGAATTTGACAAAGAAAAATGGGCACAAtacatggattaa
- the RPS27L gene encoding ribosomal protein eS27-like, with protein sequence MPLAKDLVHPSLEDEKRKHKKKRLVQSPNSYFMDVKCPGCYKITTVFSHAQTVVLCVGCSTVLCQPTGGKARLTEGCSFRRKQH encoded by the exons ATGCCG CTGGCGAAAGATCTGGTGCATCCCTCCTTGGAGGATGAGAAGAGAAAGCACAAGAAGAAACGTCTTGTGCAGAGCCCAAACTCCTACTTTATGGATGTAAAATGCCCAG GATGCTACAAGATCACGACTGTATTCAGCCATGCTCAGACAGTAGTTCTGTGTGTAGGGTGTTCAACTGTCTTGTGTCAGCCTACTGGGGGCAAAGCCAGGCTCACAGAAG GCTGTTCATTTAGAAGAAAGCAACACTGA